cggcagtgccgctgtaacactgcattcaccgctaatacttcccgggagactcctgaagttcagtgcccctcccgaaaatctcccggggcaaccattctcccaaatttctcccgatttccacttggacaacaatattgggggcgtgccttaaaggcactgcctttagcgtcctctacaacctgtcgtcacgtccacttttcctccatacaaactgtGTGCCGGCAAAGCcacgtaatatatgcagcttttacacacacataattgaatgcaagcatacttggtcaacacccatacaggtcacactgagggtggccgtataaacaactttaacacagttaccaatatgtgccacactgtgaacccacaccaagcaaaaATGACAGACACATCCGCACTGAACACAacatacagaacaaatacccaaaaccccttgcagcactaactcttccgggacgctacaatatacacaccccgccccgcccacctcattgttattttattttcaaatttattggcCTGTGAAaacgttaatgttgatatttaccacaGAGGACTGcaaatggaaaagaggcattatttttaaattttatttaatgtaccattgatgttttttcatttgttttttgatggttgcttttgcatgattaagttatgtaagcgttgcttgttccatattcagtgttaaagcaaatcagtgtagaaaactgagcaataattaacgttttattcatgcactttctcttgctactttaaGGCTTGATTGTTTAAAtcgttgttattttattttcaaatttaataTGAGCCTGTGGAaatagtttattttttatatgtacCTCCGAAGGCtgaaaatagaaaagaggcacaagatttttatttaaattttgtttgatatgccattgatatttttaaattgttattattattattatttgagactcgattttgcatgtcactataaagttatataagccttgcttgttcaatattcaacgcaaaacttgttttggtccccattaataatttgttcaacctctgcccgcggctttgttcagttttaaattttggcccactctgtatttgagtttgacacccctgcattaaaaaatgtaacaatgtttcccaaaacaaatcaactgaagttatgggaaaaaaatgccaacatggcactgccatatttattattgaagtcaaaaagtgcataatttttttaatatgcctcaaaccagcagcttggaatttgggacatggtctccctgagagagcatgaggaggtggagggtatattgtagcgtcccagaagagttagtgctgcaaggggttcagggtatttgttatgttgtgttacggtgcggatgttctcccaaaatgtgtttgtcattcttgtttggtgtgggttcacagtgtggcgcatatttgtaacagtgttaaagttgtttatacggccaccctaagtgtgacctgtatggctgttgagaaagtatgccttgcattcacttgtgtgtgtgaaacgcAGCAGATATTATGcaattgggccggcatgcaaatgcAGTGcccttaaggcacgcccccaatattgttgtctgggtgggaatcgggagaatggttgccccaggagattttcgggaggggctctgtacttctctctacgtccatGTACCAGTCCGTACAgctgtgttttaaaaagtcataaattttactttttgaaaccgacatcgatcatttccgatactacattttaaagcatttatcggccgataatatcggcagtccgatatcggacatctctagttttgtgACTCAAGGAGTGTTTGGATGTAAACATAAAAAACTACATGAGTAGAATAGAAGTAAAGTCTAGTCGCCATCAAACCCACGCCCTCTTGTCTTTGGCAGACCAGTTGTTACTGGATATGACCCGGCCCGGCTCTTTGGGCGTTGCAGGTCTGCTGCAGGGCGACACAGGTGATCTGGCCCGGTCGTGGAGGACAAAGTGCGTCACAGAGAAAGGCGATACGTCCGTCTGAGCGTGTCTGCAGTCTTGAAGCCTCTTGAGTTGACCGATTGGAAGAGGCGGCTCCTCCTTGTGGTCGTTCAAGGAGGTCCCGCTGGGGCTTGTTCTTTGGGTCAGGAGGCCATCAGGGACGCTACCTTGTTCTCCTTTGCACAACTTGTCACCCAGCGTGCTTCTCGCTCTCCTCCGGCTCAGCGTGGCTTTGATTGTGCAGACCAAGTCCAGCAGGCTCAACATGGCTGACAAGGATGCCAAGGCCAGCATCAGGTGGAGCATCAGGGTCTTCTCTGTAGGTCTGGAGACGAAGCACTCCACTCCCGAGCTGCAAGGGGGCTCGTAGCACAGCATGCTCTTCGGGACGGACAAACCAAAGAGGAAGAACTGTCCCGCACCAAAAGACACTTCCAGAAGGATGCGAAGAATGACGGCGACAACGTAGGCGCAGGAGAACCTGGGCACCCCTCCACCTGGGTAGCCAGCGGTGGTTCTGTGGGTGACGTAGGTGGCGAACAGGATGTGAGGCAAACACAGCAGGATGAGCTGGAAGAGCCACAGGCGCAGAAGACACACCGGAGACAAGACGTCAAAGCAGACCACCGAGCAGCCCGGCTGGAGGCTGTTGCACACAAACCTCTCCTGGTCGTCCTGGAAGAGGCTCGAGGCGCCCAGACACAGCACCAGAACACGGCCCAGAACCATCAGAACCCACCACACCTTGCCTGAGGGACACAGGTACACTTCATTAGGTTCACCTTCCGAGGAGCTCCAATAGAAACATGCTTCAGTTATGTAACAGTGGTGGTCATCCCGCACACACCAGACTCGAACCAGCAACCCACACATCCCTGCTGATTGGGAGTGAAGTGGAGCAACACTCGCCAAGAGAAACAGGCGGTCAGCTCCTTGTGCAGCACAGCTCTTGAAGGTGAGCCATTATGATTTCAATCTAATCTACAATGTGTTgggcattacaaactcaaatctgtatttatgttattcacatgtgaatactgctgtattatagactgtatttatattattcacatgtgaataatgctgtataatagactgcatttacattatttacttgtgaatattgctgtataatagactgtatttatattattcacatgtgaataatgctttataatagactgtatttatattattcacctgtgaataatctgcgatgaggtggcaatttgtccagggtgtaccccgccttcttcccgattgtagctgaaataggcgccagcgccccctgcgaccccaaaaaaaaaaaaaagggaataagcggtagaaaatggatggatggacatgtgaataatgctgtataatagactgcatttatattattcacatgtgagtaaggctgtataatagactgtatttatattattcacatgtgaataatgctttataatagactgtatttgtattattcacctgtggataatgctgtataatagactataatattcacatgtgaataatgctgtataatagactgcatttatattatttacttgtgaatattgctgtataatatactgtatttatattattcacatgtgaataatgctttataatagactgtatttatattattcacctgtgaataatctgcgataaggtggcgacttgtccagggtgtaccccgccttcttcccgattgtagctgaaataggcgccagcgccccccgcgaccccaaaaaaaaaaaaaaaaaaaaaagggaataagcggtagaaaatggatggatggacatgtgaataatgctgtataatagactgtatttatattattcacatgtgaataatgctgtataatagactgtatttgtattattcacatgtggataatgctgtataatagactataatattcacatgtgaataatgctgtataatagactgtatttatattattcacatgtgaatatttctgaataatagactgtatgttattcacatgtgaataatgctgtataatagactatattattcacatgtgaataatgctgtaaaatagactatttatattattcacatgtgaataatgctgtataatagactgtatttatatttttcacatatgaatattgctgtataatagactgtatttatattattcacatgtgaataattctgtaaaatagactgtatattattcacttgtgaataatgctgtatagtagactgtatttatattattcacatatgaatattgctgtataatagactgtatttatattattcacatgtgaataattctgtaaaatagactgtatattattcacttgtgaataatgctgtataatagactgtatttatattattcacatgtaagtaatgctgtacaatagactgtatttatattattcacgtgtaaaaagtacctaagtgtttattgtgagcgaactgtggtgctgaattgcccccagggatcaataaagtactttctattctattctaaaagcaATTTAGCTGCTGATGCAAAAAAGCTAATGACATTTAAAggtgatgtgttactacgctagaaaaacaaAGTTGCTGGAGCTGTgctgatccgttgcccggatcctgttttgttttagtttaagacTCCCTTGGTTCGGTTTCAGCAGCCTGGGGTTTGTGTTTcgtggttgccatgggtgctgattattttcaccggctcccgggcactaatcagagagctatttattcctgccgtTCGCCACACTTGGCCTGACTGTTTGCTCCTGCAACATGTTATGTTGGTTATCTTAACTTCTAGTTCCTGTTCCTTTGCTTAGCTCTACCCTTGCTTCTCGTGCAATCGGCATGCTTCTCTGTTCTTGTTTTCTTGccttatttatgaaaaaaattatttttcccTACCTGGCCGCTGCTtccggagttccgtctgcatcttgggaaaacTACCTGCGCATAATCATGCAACCCACCCCAACTATAACAACAGCTTGGTTGTTACGCAGGTTgcggaacgtaaattaagtattgttggcggtttgtgGAAGCATTTTTAAAGGGAATTAGAGGCAAAATGAATtgatcccattagctgcattgctagccacaaattagaatgcaaatcCTGTCTCACATTAGGATTGTGAACAAAGggcaaaaagtgcaattcccctttaaatattAATTTTGAAGTTGTCCACTACTACACTTTTTCCAGACGTGTACGAAAATTGACTTCATAAACATTTAGATTCACCAGGTCACaagattaggtacacctgcacacactCTGatcaattgtgaattatatttagtgaagtaaattatatttattgttCGTTGTTAGTTTAGGATGGcacacgaacgcctccctagggaggcgtttagggcacgtccaaccggtaggaggccacgggaaagacccaggacacgttgagaagactatgtctcccggctggcctgggaatccctcgagatcccctgggaagagctggacgaagtgactggggagagggaagtctgggcttccctgcttaggctgctgcccccgcgacccgacctcggataagcgctttacatagtgaaacccaatatctaagttacatttaaaccagtgtgtgtgcactgggagcaggtgggtaaagtgccttgcccaaggtcacaacagcagtaactagaaTGGCGTAAGTggaaatcgaacctggaaccctcaagttgctggcatagccactctaccaaccgagttattcAGACTCTGCTTTAAGAAATTGCCTTTGGCAGCATTAATGTCACTGTATGTCACACTTTGGTGTTATTTTGTGCATGCCAAGATTAGTTAAACATATTACTTTATCTTACCTTTATTTATGTGTCCATTTATGTGTCCTTTATTTGTGTCCATTCATGtgcctaaagcagtgtttttcaaccttttttgagccaaggcatatttttagcgttgaaaaaatccggaggcacaacactagcagaaatcattaaaaaacgaaacacagttgacagtaaaaagttgttgtcccaattgttggatatgactttaaaccataaccaagcatgcatcactatagctcttgtctcaaagtaggtgtactgtcaccacctgtcacatcacaccctgatttATTTAGAGATTTTTGCTgtgttcctgtgtgtagtgttttacttcttgtcttacgctcctattttggtggctttttctcttttgttggtattttcctgtagctgtttcatgtcttcctttgagcgatatttcccgcatttactttgttttagcattcaagaatatttcacttttttttatccttctttgtggggacattgttgattgtcatgtcatgttcggatgtcgtctttgctccgcagtaagtctttgctgtcgtccagcattctgtttttgtttacttaacagccggttcagttttagtttggttccgcatagccttccctaagcttcaatgccttttcttaggtgcACGCATCTTATGTTtattttgggtttaagcattagacaccttttttaccttcacactgtttCCGACAGctataaagcaattagctaccggctgctacctactgacatggaagagtattacacagttactctgccgagctctagacagcaccgacactcaacaacaacacatcatttgcagactataattactgatttgcaaaaaatatttttaacccaaattcgTGAAATTAGATCatgtcccacggcacaccagactgaatctcacggcacagtggttgaaaaacactggcctaaagCATACGGGGAAGAGCTCCTACCCCTCTGGcaaaaatgcatgaaccttataaTTTGATAATTTGgcattgtttaaaggcctactgaaattagattgtcttattcaaacggggatagcaggtccattctatgtgtcatacttgatcatttcgcgatattgccatatttttgctgaaaggatttagtagagaaaatcgacgataaagttggcaacttttggtcgctcttaaaaaagccctgcctttcccggaagtagtgcgcgtgacgtcacagattgtcggactcctcacatccacccattgattacaatcatggacgcctgcagcgcgagcgattcttaccgagaaagcgacaatttccccattaattggagcgaggatgaaagatttgtgtttgaggatattgatagcgacggcagtgtgagcgttttggatgtaattagacacatgtactaggataattctggaagatcccttatcttcttattgttttaatagagttttagtgagattttaaagattgtaaagtaaagattgtaaagacatacctcgaggtcggatggctgcattgaacacactgtgtctcagagagaagccgaggtgctgcagaacgacgaataatccacggatgtcttcggtaatttatatatatatatcacaatttcccatccaaaaacatgctggttgatgtaaagaaaacatgttcgcttgaccgctctgctttcacaacaaacaaagaaacgccggctgggtctcggtgctaaagatagctggaatccac
The DNA window shown above is from Nerophis ophidion isolate RoL-2023_Sa linkage group LG14, RoL_Noph_v1.0, whole genome shotgun sequence and carries:
- the LOC133568688 gene encoding gap junction gamma-1 protein-like — protein: MVRLYDLVFITISHNVSFIGKVWWVLMVLGRVLVLCLGASSLFQDDQERFVCNSLQPGCSVVCFDVLSPVCLLRLWLFQLILLCLPHILFATYVTHRTTAGYPGGGVPRFSCAYVVAVILRILLEVSFGAGQFFLFGLSVPKSMLCYEPPCSSGVECFVSRPTEKTLMLHLMLALASLSAMLSLLDLVCTIKATLSRRRARSTLGDKLCKGEQGSVPDGLLTQRTSPSGTSLNDHKEEPPLPIGQLKRLQDCRHAQTDVSPFSVTHFVLHDRARSPVSPCSRPATPKEPGRVISSNNWSAKDKRAWV